The proteins below come from a single Candidatus Binatia bacterium genomic window:
- a CDS encoding nitrite/sulfite reductase, producing the protein MSETSWREKLADRIPAQWRDEIDAFENQMELRKQRKIEERVFAEVRLRRGAYGQRYDNGRRHDGLATQDLAFPQKGLTKGPDTEWDAPGMQRIKIPFGRMSAEQLEAIAECAEEYSDAILHVTTRQDVQLHYVHIEDSADLQRRLAAVGVTTREACGNSVRNVTGCPLAGICRDEAFDISPYAKAETFFLLGHRDVQDFGRKFKIAYSGCEQYSCGLVTIHDLGFVARTRVVDGREERGFRVVVGGGLGPVPHIAKDLYEFLPEAEMLPLSQAVSRVYARLGEKKNRNKARIKFLVAKLGIDEFRRLVEEERKVLEADPRWSEWLATAHESTIEHLPEPASDGSAKPAPGFEDWRRTNAYPQRQAGFVAVSITLPLGDLTSEQGRAVAGLIRRFTRDALRTTVEQNLILRWVHEQDLVAVYNELARIGLNIPGAASIVDVTTCPGTDTCKLGVASSRGLAAEVRTRLYARQLELDADLRDLRIKISGCPNSCGQHHVADIGFYGSSRNVGPYRVPHFQVILGGEWQNNGGSYGLALGAVPSKRIPETVDLLLKSYMEGRTNGEKFRDWVGRTGKKAVKDLLNPLTPVPSHDARPDFYVDWHDVREYTIGDIGVGECAGEVVSLTEFSLVEAESLAFDASVLLDDEQVVHRADQASELAFQAMVRAAQGLLKLEDVDVKVDAKVVLPLFRERFLDNERFFDRFVGRQESGYLLAAAENGTKVRDLDEAHRRVEEAQLFIEACHACYARMMESKTAGGALGRLGA; encoded by the coding sequence ATGAGCGAGACGAGCTGGCGCGAAAAGCTTGCGGACCGCATTCCGGCCCAGTGGCGCGACGAGATCGACGCCTTCGAAAACCAGATGGAGCTGCGCAAGCAGCGCAAGATCGAGGAGCGCGTCTTTGCCGAAGTCCGCCTTCGCCGCGGCGCCTACGGCCAGCGCTACGACAACGGTCGCCGTCACGACGGGCTGGCGACCCAGGACCTGGCTTTCCCCCAGAAGGGACTGACCAAAGGTCCCGACACGGAATGGGACGCGCCCGGGATGCAGAGGATCAAGATCCCGTTCGGCCGCATGAGCGCCGAACAGCTCGAGGCGATTGCCGAGTGCGCCGAGGAATACAGCGACGCGATCCTCCACGTGACCACGCGCCAGGACGTGCAGCTCCACTACGTGCACATCGAAGACAGCGCCGATCTTCAGCGCCGTCTCGCAGCTGTCGGTGTCACGACGCGCGAAGCGTGCGGCAACAGCGTTCGCAACGTCACCGGCTGCCCGCTCGCCGGCATCTGCCGCGACGAGGCGTTCGACATTTCGCCGTACGCGAAGGCCGAGACGTTCTTCCTGCTCGGTCACCGCGACGTCCAGGACTTCGGGCGCAAGTTCAAGATCGCCTACAGCGGCTGCGAGCAGTACTCGTGCGGCCTCGTGACGATTCACGATCTCGGCTTCGTCGCGCGCACCCGCGTGGTGGACGGGCGCGAGGAGCGTGGATTCCGCGTCGTCGTCGGCGGCGGGCTCGGCCCGGTGCCGCACATCGCGAAGGACCTCTACGAGTTCCTGCCCGAGGCGGAAATGCTGCCTCTCAGCCAGGCCGTCTCTCGCGTCTACGCCCGCCTCGGCGAGAAGAAGAACCGCAACAAGGCGCGCATCAAGTTCCTCGTCGCCAAGCTCGGCATCGACGAGTTCCGCCGCCTCGTCGAAGAGGAGCGAAAGGTACTCGAGGCCGACCCGCGCTGGAGCGAATGGCTGGCGACCGCACACGAGTCGACGATCGAGCACCTGCCGGAGCCGGCCAGCGACGGCAGCGCGAAGCCCGCGCCGGGTTTCGAAGACTGGCGCCGCACCAACGCGTATCCCCAGCGCCAGGCTGGATTCGTCGCGGTATCGATCACGCTGCCGCTCGGCGATCTCACGTCCGAGCAGGGACGCGCCGTCGCCGGGTTGATCCGTCGCTTCACGCGCGATGCGCTTCGCACGACGGTCGAGCAGAACCTGATCCTGCGCTGGGTGCACGAACAGGATCTCGTCGCAGTGTACAACGAGCTGGCCAGGATCGGGCTGAACATTCCCGGCGCCGCATCGATCGTGGATGTGACGACGTGCCCCGGCACCGACACCTGCAAGCTCGGCGTCGCAAGCTCGCGAGGACTTGCGGCCGAAGTTCGCACGCGCCTTTACGCGCGACAGCTCGAGCTCGACGCCGACCTTCGTGACCTTCGCATCAAGATCTCGGGTTGCCCGAACAGTTGCGGCCAGCACCACGTGGCCGACATCGGCTTCTACGGAAGCTCGCGCAACGTCGGTCCCTACCGCGTGCCGCATTTCCAGGTGATCCTCGGCGGCGAGTGGCAGAACAACGGCGGAAGTTACGGCCTCGCGCTCGGCGCCGTGCCGAGCAAGCGGATTCCCGAAACCGTGGACCTGCTGCTGAAGAGCTACATGGAGGGACGCACGAACGGCGAGAAATTCCGCGACTGGGTGGGACGCACCGGGAAGAAAGCCGTCAAGGATCTGCTCAACCCGCTGACCCCCGTTCCGTCTCACGACGCCAGGCCCGACTTCTACGTGGACTGGCACGACGTGCGCGAGTACACGATCGGCGACATCGGCGTCGGCGAATGCGCCGGCGAGGTCGTCAGCCTCACCGAGTTCAGCCTCGTCGAGGCCGAGAGCCTCGCGTTCGATGCCTCGGTGCTGCTCGACGACGAGCAGGTCGTGCACCGCGCCGACCAGGCTTCGGAGCTCGCGTTTCAGGCGATGGTCCGCGCTGCGCAGGGACTGCTCAAGCTCGAGGATGTCGACGTCAAGGTCGATGCAAAGGTCGTGCTGCCGCTGTTCCGCGAGCGTTTCCTCGACAACGAGCGCTTCTTCGACCGCTTCGTCGGGCGCCAGGAGTCGGGCTACCTGCTGGCCGCCGCCGAAAACGGCACGAAGGTGCGCGATCTCGACGAGGCGCACCGCCGCGTGGAAGAGGCGCAGCTTTTCATCGAAGCGTGCCACGCGTGCTACGCGCGCATGATGGAATCGAAGACCGCGGGCGGTGCGCTCGGCAGGCTCGGCGCATGA
- a CDS encoding cyclase family protein has protein sequence MAAKPDFRDLPLFRDLPVRKDAPPESNWGVFGDDDELGCLNFLTPEGVVDAARLVRRGRVFRLDTPINYARPPLFSRSPAQHKIISFEPFGLLGHDDSLDNYNTQEGSQWDGLGHIGHLRHRAYYNGVTDDQIQDGTGGKLGIHLWSNRFVGRAVLIDVRKHTHDGGRAIDPLSSAHYTLADLEEALAAQKTRLEPGSILLVRTGWVGAYIAASDEQKIAMAPMSDLKACGIESSSGLVAWLWDHRVAAIGTDCPAVEPWPWSFQDEKALHYRTLSLMGLPLGEQFVLDELAADCAADGCYEFMLVSVPLHLEGGIATPPNAVAIK, from the coding sequence ATGGCCGCCAAGCCGGATTTCCGCGACCTTCCGCTGTTCCGCGACCTTCCCGTCCGCAAGGACGCGCCGCCCGAATCGAACTGGGGCGTTTTCGGCGACGATGACGAGCTCGGGTGCCTGAACTTCCTCACGCCCGAAGGGGTCGTCGATGCCGCGCGCCTGGTACGCCGCGGCCGCGTGTTCCGCCTCGACACGCCGATCAACTACGCAAGGCCTCCCCTTTTCAGCCGCAGTCCGGCCCAGCACAAGATCATCAGCTTCGAGCCGTTCGGGCTGCTCGGCCACGACGATTCACTCGACAACTACAACACGCAGGAAGGCAGCCAGTGGGACGGCCTCGGGCACATCGGACACCTGCGTCACCGCGCGTACTATAACGGCGTCACCGACGACCAGATCCAGGACGGCACCGGCGGAAAGCTCGGCATTCACCTGTGGTCGAATCGTTTCGTCGGCCGTGCAGTTCTGATCGACGTTCGCAAGCATACGCACGACGGGGGGCGCGCAATCGATCCGTTGAGCAGCGCGCACTACACGCTCGCCGATCTCGAAGAGGCGCTGGCTGCGCAGAAGACCAGGCTCGAGCCGGGCTCGATCCTGCTGGTGCGCACCGGTTGGGTCGGCGCCTACATTGCAGCTTCCGACGAGCAGAAAATTGCGATGGCTCCGATGAGCGACCTCAAGGCCTGCGGCATCGAGTCCTCGAGCGGGCTGGTCGCGTGGCTCTGGGATCACCGCGTCGCGGCGATCGGCACCGATTGTCCGGCCGTGGAGCCCTGGCCTTGGTCCTTCCAGGACGAGAAGGCCCTGCATTACCGTACGCTGTCGCTGATGGGACTGCCGCTCGGCGAGCAATTCGTGCTCGACGAGCTGGCAGCCGATTGCGCGGCCGACGGCTGCTACGAGTTCATGCTGGTGTCGGTGCCGCTGCATCTTGAAGGCGGCATTGCGACGCCGCCGAACGCGGTCGCGATCAAGTAA
- the mepA gene encoding penicillin-insensitive murein endopeptidase, which produces MRLFPLKNSWRIVAIVCALHAEPARAQETAAEEVELRAEVLRVLPVDSARRAFGEVTAPTSGEAEISGQYWDGCLRGAVELPASGEHWQVMRPSRNRAWGHPAMIRFLEKFADQAAKATGWRGILIGDVSQPRGGPMLTGHASHQIGLDADIYLLPMPNRAMTNEEIENLKSPSLLRADRRDVDPKVYAPAHLALLREAARQPEVERVFVNAGIKRALCRDAESDREWLAKIRPVIGHDYHFHIRLYCPPGQAGCKEQEPPASGDGCGKELDYWFSPGILAAKPSRTGTSISLRSMPAPCQQLARESTPASIASVSHDASVATAAGASAHRHTKATSRSAPAKSKKAKS; this is translated from the coding sequence ATGCGGCTCTTTCCACTGAAGAATTCCTGGCGGATCGTCGCCATCGTGTGCGCGCTGCACGCGGAGCCGGCCCGCGCGCAGGAAACGGCGGCCGAGGAGGTCGAGCTTCGCGCGGAAGTGTTGCGCGTGCTGCCGGTAGACTCGGCGCGGCGCGCGTTCGGAGAGGTCACGGCGCCTACCTCCGGAGAGGCGGAAATTTCCGGCCAGTACTGGGACGGCTGCCTGCGTGGGGCCGTCGAGCTTCCCGCCAGCGGTGAGCACTGGCAGGTGATGCGGCCTTCACGCAACCGCGCGTGGGGTCACCCGGCGATGATCCGGTTCCTCGAGAAATTCGCCGACCAGGCGGCAAAAGCGACGGGCTGGCGCGGGATCCTCATTGGCGACGTCTCGCAACCGCGCGGCGGACCGATGCTGACCGGGCACGCGTCCCACCAGATCGGTCTCGATGCCGACATCTACCTGCTGCCGATGCCGAATCGTGCGATGACGAACGAGGAAATCGAAAACCTGAAGTCACCGTCGCTGCTGCGCGCCGACCGCCGAGACGTCGATCCGAAGGTCTATGCGCCTGCGCATCTGGCGTTGCTTCGCGAGGCGGCGCGCCAACCCGAGGTCGAGCGCGTCTTCGTCAACGCAGGAATCAAGCGCGCGCTCTGTCGCGACGCGGAAAGCGATCGCGAATGGCTGGCCAAGATCCGCCCGGTGATCGGGCACGACTACCACTTCCACATCCGCCTCTACTGTCCGCCGGGCCAGGCCGGCTGCAAGGAGCAGGAGCCGCCGGCCTCCGGCGACGGTTGCGGCAAGGAGCTGGACTACTGGTTTTCCCCGGGGATTCTCGCCGCGAAGCCGTCGCGTACGGGAACGTCGATCTCGCTGCGATCGATGCCGGCGCCGTGCCAGCAGCTCGCCCGCGAGTCGACTCCTGCGTCCATCGCCTCGGTGTCCCACGATGCCTCTGTCGCAACTGCTGCCGGCGCATCGGCACACCGGCATACGAAGGCGACGAGCCGCAGCGCACCCGCGAAGTCGAAGAAAGCGAAAAGCTGA
- a CDS encoding 4Fe-4S binding protein: protein MAGSLDTEKARRAAEHPRRPGDNCRAAPGTFVPVVDHARCEGKNDCVEVCPYQVFEVCDIDDADYRALSLFGRLRSVAHGWQTAYTPRATDCQACGLCVVACPEGAITLARA, encoded by the coding sequence ATGGCCGGCTCGCTCGACACGGAAAAGGCCCGGCGCGCGGCCGAGCATCCTCGCCGGCCCGGCGACAACTGCCGCGCCGCGCCCGGCACGTTCGTCCCCGTCGTCGACCACGCCCGCTGCGAGGGCAAAAACGACTGCGTCGAGGTCTGCCCGTACCAGGTGTTCGAGGTATGCGACATCGACGACGCGGATTATCGTGCGCTTTCGCTGTTCGGCCGGCTTCGCAGCGTGGCGCACGGATGGCAGACCGCGTACACGCCGCGGGCGACCGACTGCCAGGCGTGCGGTCTTTGCGTGGTGGCCTGCCCGGAAGGCGCGATCACGCTCGCGCGGGCCTGA
- a CDS encoding PspA/IM30 family protein, with protein MFVSRLINLVRGKLSQWMKTREKRDPAAVYEAAIAERQRQYTRLREAAASILYMRNKLARQVEDSRRELDSTGEQLDLAVDRDDDGAALFLIGRRDRIAEDLERVRGEMGELEREADSAKSNLTAFQGEIHRLRDEKARNLARLANAEARLKLQNAMAGLSPDADIAALDGVRESIERTIASLADEIDSGDANLDARLGRLRAEQASQAARARLDEMKRSRRVPLHLLLPASANGAAEPVASRASSM; from the coding sequence ATGTTCGTTTCCAGGCTGATCAATCTCGTTCGTGGAAAGCTTTCGCAATGGATGAAGACGCGCGAAAAGCGCGATCCGGCCGCGGTCTACGAGGCCGCGATCGCCGAGCGCCAGCGCCAGTACACGCGCCTGCGCGAAGCCGCCGCGAGCATCCTCTACATGCGCAACAAGCTCGCGCGCCAGGTGGAAGACTCGAGGCGCGAGCTCGATAGTACCGGTGAGCAGCTCGACCTGGCCGTCGACCGCGACGACGACGGAGCGGCGCTGTTCCTGATCGGCAGGCGAGACCGCATCGCCGAGGATCTCGAACGCGTTCGCGGCGAGATGGGCGAGCTCGAGCGAGAGGCCGACTCGGCAAAGTCCAACCTCACGGCGTTCCAGGGCGAGATTCATCGGCTCAGAGACGAGAAGGCCCGTAACCTGGCCAGGCTGGCCAATGCCGAAGCGCGCCTGAAGCTGCAGAACGCGATGGCCGGGCTCTCTCCCGATGCCGACATCGCAGCGCTCGACGGCGTGCGTGAGTCCATCGAGCGCACGATCGCCTCGCTCGCCGACGAGATCGACAGCGGCGACGCGAACCTGGATGCGCGGCTCGGGCGGCTTCGTGCCGAGCAGGCGAGCCAGGCCGCGCGCGCGCGTCTCGACGAGATGAAGCGGAGCCGGCGCGTGCCGCTGCATCTTCTTCTTCCCGCGAGTGCCAACGGCGCGGCCGAGCCCGTCGCGTCACGCGCGTCCTCGATGTGA
- a CDS encoding sigma-54 dependent transcriptional regulator, with translation MSAARGRILVVDDERAMQIALRGLLTKEGYSVETAGSGEEAVRRIEGGDFHLVITDLALGGISGLQVLEAARFVDPDVAVLMITAYGSEKIAVQAMKTGAADYIPKPFDNDEMRAVVARLMDTARLRREHRRLLSEVQSRYGPDQIVGRSPAMLRLFESIEKVADTDVTVLVRGASGTGKELVANALHYRSPRRSRPFIKVNCAAFSRELVESELFGHERGAFTGAIGRREGKFEAADRGTLFLDEVGDMPPETQAKILRVIQEKELERVGGNEAIAVDVRLIAATHRNLEELVADGRFRSDLYYRLRVVELVVPSLAERREDIPLLIQKFLTDAAERFHRPVKPLSGEALRACMNAAWPGNIRELRSAVEKALLLAAGEEITSEDLFGKTVADGTAVDVASLPTTFRDAKQRIVDDFERSFLVAALARNGGNISRTAEEIGMYRQNLQQKIRELGLEALSMLEAAETAAGSDGGPAEQDHDATKNVAEKRPRAGASGAAAGDDDTGGQGGL, from the coding sequence ATGAGTGCTGCACGCGGACGCATCCTCGTCGTCGACGACGAAAGGGCGATGCAGATCGCGCTGCGCGGGCTGCTCACGAAGGAGGGCTACAGCGTCGAGACGGCCGGCAGCGGCGAGGAGGCCGTGCGCCGAATCGAAGGCGGCGACTTCCATCTCGTGATCACCGACCTCGCGCTCGGCGGCATCAGCGGGCTTCAGGTGCTCGAGGCGGCGCGGTTCGTCGACCCGGACGTCGCGGTGCTGATGATCACCGCCTACGGTTCCGAGAAAATCGCCGTGCAGGCGATGAAAACCGGCGCCGCCGACTATATCCCCAAGCCGTTCGACAACGACGAGATGCGCGCGGTGGTCGCAAGGCTGATGGACACCGCGCGGCTTCGCCGTGAGCACCGCCGGCTCCTGAGCGAGGTGCAGTCTCGTTACGGCCCCGACCAGATCGTCGGCCGCAGCCCGGCGATGCTGCGCCTGTTCGAGTCGATCGAGAAAGTGGCCGACACCGACGTCACCGTGCTCGTGCGCGGGGCCAGCGGCACCGGAAAAGAGCTCGTCGCCAATGCGTTGCATTACCGCAGCCCGCGACGCTCGCGGCCGTTCATCAAGGTCAACTGCGCGGCGTTCAGCCGCGAGCTGGTCGAGAGCGAGCTGTTCGGTCACGAACGCGGGGCGTTCACCGGCGCGATCGGTCGGCGCGAAGGAAAATTCGAAGCCGCCGACCGCGGTACGCTGTTCCTCGACGAGGTCGGCGACATGCCGCCGGAGACCCAGGCCAAGATCCTGCGCGTCATCCAGGAAAAGGAGCTCGAGCGCGTCGGCGGAAACGAGGCGATCGCAGTGGACGTGCGCCTGATCGCCGCCACGCATCGCAACCTCGAAGAGCTGGTGGCCGACGGCCGCTTCCGCTCCGACCTCTATTACCGGTTGCGCGTCGTCGAGCTCGTCGTGCCGTCCCTCGCCGAGCGTCGCGAGGACATTCCGCTGCTGATCCAGAAGTTCCTCACCGACGCAGCCGAACGCTTCCATCGTCCGGTAAAGCCGCTTTCGGGCGAAGCGCTGCGGGCGTGCATGAACGCCGCGTGGCCGGGCAACATCCGCGAGCTGCGCAGCGCCGTCGAGAAGGCGCTGCTTCTGGCGGCGGGAGAAGAGATCACGAGCGAAGACCTGTTCGGGAAAACGGTGGCCGACGGAACTGCCGTCGACGTCGCCTCCCTCCCGACGACTTTTCGCGATGCCAAGCAGAGGATCGTGGACGATTTCGAGCGAAGTTTCCTCGTTGCCGCCCTGGCGCGCAACGGGGGCAACATCTCGCGCACGGCGGAGGAGATCGGCATGTACCGTCAGAACCTGCAGCAGAAGATCCGCGAGCTCGGACTGGAGGCGCTTTCGATGCTCGAGGCGGCCGAAACGGCCGCAGGCAGCGACGGCGGGCCGGCGGAGCAGGACCATGACGCTACAAAAAATGTAGCAGAGAAGCGCCCTCGCGCCGGCGCTTCGGGCGCGGCGGCCGGCGACGACGATACCGGCGGCCAGGGAGGTCTGTGA
- a CDS encoding ATP-binding protein → MPILGVILAIMICARVRHHWRDLYADEAGEGRLDDGSGSDATAGADDGRSEAVRRDTCASRADRGDRDWQRGDRERSQRHADRHDWRRRHASSNWRRSPWDWHRWTGIAASGDRAEAEAARRERRRRRAIAGFYGHLWVYCSVIGFLAFLNMFTGFYPWFLWPAFGWGIGIFSHYMGVFGGRYIRENYFDPAVEREVRREKHAIVTEKQADIGELSSTIAHEIRNPIAAAKSLVQQMGEDPHSVENVEYARVAIEELDRVERRVSHLLKYAKEEDYEYALVGLAQVVDSALAQLKSKLESGKVRVARNYIGGPTVRADADKLQRVFGNIFDNAIDALAAVPEDRRIDVFIENGTPRAACVRIVDNGSGIAPEKVAKIFNPFFTTKDHGTGLGMAIAKKIVDAHQGGIEVRSQAGRGTEFRVTLPVPGDPR, encoded by the coding sequence ATGCCGATTCTCGGAGTAATTCTCGCCATCATGATCTGCGCCAGGGTGCGACATCACTGGAGGGACCTCTACGCCGACGAAGCCGGGGAGGGTCGCCTCGACGACGGCTCCGGCTCCGACGCGACAGCGGGAGCGGACGACGGTCGCAGCGAAGCGGTCCGCCGCGACACCTGTGCGAGTCGCGCAGACCGAGGCGACCGCGACTGGCAGCGCGGCGACCGTGAGCGCTCTCAGCGTCACGCAGACCGTCACGACTGGCGGCGTCGTCACGCGTCTTCGAATTGGCGTCGCAGTCCCTGGGATTGGCACCGTTGGACCGGCATCGCCGCCTCCGGCGATCGCGCCGAAGCGGAGGCTGCGCGGCGCGAGCGCCGCCGCCGCCGCGCGATCGCCGGATTCTACGGTCACCTGTGGGTTTACTGCAGCGTCATCGGCTTCCTCGCGTTCCTCAACATGTTCACCGGGTTTTATCCGTGGTTCCTTTGGCCGGCCTTTGGCTGGGGCATCGGCATCTTCTCGCACTACATGGGCGTATTCGGCGGCCGTTACATTCGCGAGAACTACTTCGATCCGGCTGTCGAGCGCGAAGTGCGCCGCGAGAAGCACGCGATCGTCACCGAGAAGCAGGCCGACATCGGTGAGCTCAGCTCGACGATCGCCCACGAGATCCGCAATCCCATCGCGGCCGCAAAAAGCCTCGTCCAGCAGATGGGCGAAGACCCGCACTCGGTCGAAAACGTCGAGTATGCACGCGTCGCGATCGAGGAGCTGGATCGCGTCGAGAGGAGGGTGTCCCACCTTCTCAAGTACGCGAAGGAAGAAGACTACGAGTACGCGCTGGTCGGCCTGGCCCAGGTGGTCGATTCGGCGCTTGCGCAGCTGAAGAGCAAGCTCGAGAGCGGAAAGGTGCGCGTCGCGCGCAATTACATCGGAGGTCCCACCGTGCGGGCCGACGCCGACAAGCTCCAGCGCGTGTTCGGCAACATCTTCGACAACGCGATCGACGCGCTGGCCGCGGTGCCCGAGGACCGCCGTATCGACGTTTTCATCGAAAACGGCACCCCCCGTGCCGCCTGTGTGCGAATCGTCGACAACGGTTCGGGAATCGCGCCGGAAAAAGTCGCGAAGATCTTCAATCCGTTCTTCACGACGAAGGATCACGGCACCGGCCTCGGCATGGCGATCGCGAAAAAGATCGTCGATGCCCACCAGGGCGGCATCGAAGTGCGCAGCCAGGCCGGCCGCGGAACCGAGTTCCGCGTGACGCTGCCGGTGCCGGGAGACCCGCGATGA
- a CDS encoding furin-like repeat-containing protein: protein MSWITAALAAAAIIAASAHAVHAAGCAAGFQDAGGSICTATFGLTGAPQTVTLPGSVHGIIATVSGAEGGTSLEEQVDPFGGAASSGGKGGRQSATIPVAGGAMLTVVVGEMGTGGVLAPPGFGGYGGGGHATSRYGGNGGGGSYVFDANGPIIAAGGGGGGGYDYSPVVMGRGDQHNPGGDGSGASAAADGTAVPFCCDNTAPYTAGGGGGATPIAGGAGGHPSLPPSYIFGQVDGDYGSGPAANEFSFGNGGSTHNGCCYYTGWAGGGGGGYYGGGGGGNIEAQFEGGGGGGGAGFVLATAWATSALTGVQLGDGDVTISYYIGTCNAACASCTGPMATDCSSCPAGLVVSGGACVPATTTTTLPPPTTTTTLSPSLCDAVPRTGCRLPATGSSSIKVKNDPNDSKDTLIWKWSHGDTTLLDAFMNPPASTATYRTCVYDTSGRPQPLMQMDATGSEMCDKGKPCWKTISDKGFAYKNGAGSVDSVTGAKLLAGSQGTPSVRIKARGARVPMPGLGMSLPLTVQLVISDGLGTECWQATFTTATRNDATRVCANGP from the coding sequence ATGAGTTGGATAACCGCCGCGCTCGCCGCGGCGGCGATCATCGCAGCATCGGCACACGCGGTGCATGCCGCCGGCTGCGCTGCCGGATTCCAGGACGCAGGCGGATCGATCTGTACCGCGACGTTCGGTCTCACCGGCGCACCGCAAACGGTCACGCTTCCAGGATCGGTTCACGGGATCATCGCGACCGTCTCCGGAGCCGAAGGCGGCACCAGCCTCGAGGAACAGGTGGATCCTTTCGGCGGCGCTGCGTCGTCAGGCGGCAAGGGAGGTCGCCAGAGCGCGACGATTCCCGTCGCCGGTGGTGCGATGCTGACGGTCGTGGTCGGCGAGATGGGCACGGGCGGAGTTCTCGCTCCGCCGGGCTTCGGAGGGTATGGCGGCGGCGGGCACGCGACCTCGCGTTACGGCGGCAACGGCGGAGGCGGAAGCTATGTGTTCGACGCAAACGGGCCGATCATCGCGGCAGGCGGCGGCGGGGGCGGTGGCTACGACTACAGTCCCGTCGTGATGGGCCGCGGGGACCAGCACAATCCGGGCGGCGACGGCAGCGGGGCCAGCGCTGCCGCCGACGGAACCGCGGTGCCCTTCTGCTGCGACAATACGGCGCCGTACACAGCCGGAGGCGGGGGCGGAGCCACGCCGATCGCCGGCGGCGCCGGCGGCCACCCGTCGCTGCCACCTTCGTACATTTTCGGCCAGGTGGACGGCGACTACGGCTCGGGACCGGCGGCCAACGAATTCAGCTTCGGCAACGGCGGCAGCACCCACAACGGTTGCTGCTACTACACGGGCTGGGCCGGCGGCGGCGGCGGCGGTTACTACGGGGGCGGAGGTGGAGGGAACATCGAGGCCCAGTTCGAGGGCGGTGGCGGTGGCGGCGGCGCGGGTTTCGTGCTCGCCACCGCGTGGGCGACGTCCGCGCTGACCGGAGTTCAGCTCGGCGACGGCGACGTGACGATCAGCTACTACATCGGCACCTGCAACGCCGCGTGCGCATCGTGCACGGGGCCAATGGCCACCGATTGCTCGAGCTGTCCTGCGGGGCTCGTCGTATCGGGCGGCGCCTGCGTGCCGGCAACGACCACGACGACGCTGCCTCCACCGACGACAACGACGACGTTGTCACCGTCGCTGTGCGACGCGGTGCCGCGCACCGGTTGCCGCCTTCCCGCGACGGGAAGCTCGTCGATCAAGGTCAAGAACGATCCGAACGACAGCAAGGACACGCTGATCTGGAAATGGAGCCACGGGGACACGACGCTGCTCGACGCGTTCATGAATCCGCCGGCGTCGACGGCCACCTACCGCACCTGCGTCTACGACACCTCGGGGAGGCCGCAGCCGCTGATGCAGATGGACGCGACCGGAAGCGAGATGTGCGACAAGGGCAAACCGTGCTGGAAGACGATCAGCGACAAGGGATTTGCGTACAAGAACGGCGCGGGCTCGGTCGACTCGGTGACCGGGGCCAAGCTGCTCGCCGGAAGCCAGGGAACCCCCAGCGTCCGGATCAAGGCGCGCGGCGCGCGCGTACCGATGCCGGGTCTCGGGATGAGCCTTCCGCTGACGGTGCAACTCGTCATCTCGGACGGACTCGGCACCGAATGCTGGCAGGCGACGTTCACGACCGCGACGCGCAACGACGCGACTCGGGTCTGCGCGAACGGTCCGTAG